Proteins from one Rhodothermus sp. genomic window:
- the gcvP gene encoding aminomethyl-transferring glycine dehydrogenase: protein MGIDLSFTDRFVDRHIGPSPAEIQEMLQTLGLSSLEELVAETIPTSIRTKRPLALPPALSEAELLARLQERATKNAPFRSFIGMGYYDTMTPPVIQRNVLENPAWYTAYTPYQAEIAQGRLEALLNFQTMVIELTGLELANASLLDEATAAAEAMMMLHRIARDPARNTFFVSEACHPQTIAVVETRAEPLGIRVVVGDHRTFEPGPELFGVLVQYPATDGAIYDYRDFCERVHKAGAYVVVAADLLSLTLLVPPGEFGADVAVGSTQRFGIPMGYGGPHAAYFATREAFKRQVPGRIIGVSRDADGNPALRMALQTREQHIRREKATSNICTAQVLLAVMASFYAIYHGPDGLRRIAERIHNLTRVLAAGLERLGYRLRHAHFFDTLRIETTPEEASRIREVALARRVNLRYYEDGTVGLSLDEATTAEELETLLDIFALERSRTFTVTDLAAGMSPGYQGPLARTSPYLTHPVFHRYRSETELVRYMHRLASRDLSLVHSMIPLGSCTMKLNAAVELMPLSWPAFMRVHPFVPPEQVDGYREILNELEAWLKEITGFAAVTFQPNSGAAGEYTGLLMIRAYHRSRGEGHRNVCLIPASAHGTNPASAVMAGMEVVVVRCDENGNIDLEDLRTKAEAYRDRLAALMVTYPSTHGVFEPHIREVCDVVHACGGLVYLDGANMNAQVGLCRPAEYGADVCHLNLHKTFAIPHGGGGPGAGPVCVAEHLKPFLPGHPVVPTGGTQAIGPVAAAPYGSASILLISWAYIALMGAEGLQKASEVAILNANYLARRLEAGYEILYRGPNGRVAHEFIVDLRPYRRQGVTEIDVAKRLMDYGFHAPTVSFPVVGTMMIEPTESESKAELDRFAEALLMIREEIEEVLQGQADPERNVLKQAPHTATMVASDHWELPYAREKAAFPAPWTRTHKFWPAVRRVDEAYGDRNLVCACPPMEAYAT, encoded by the coding sequence ATGGGTATCGACTTGTCCTTTACCGATCGGTTTGTGGATCGACACATTGGCCCTTCGCCGGCTGAGATTCAGGAGATGCTCCAGACGCTGGGGCTTTCGTCGCTGGAAGAACTCGTGGCCGAGACCATTCCGACATCTATTCGGACAAAACGGCCGCTGGCACTTCCACCAGCTCTGAGTGAGGCTGAGTTGCTGGCGCGGCTTCAGGAACGGGCGACGAAAAATGCGCCGTTCCGTTCGTTTATCGGAATGGGCTACTACGATACGATGACGCCGCCGGTGATTCAGCGGAACGTGCTGGAGAATCCTGCCTGGTACACGGCCTATACGCCCTATCAGGCGGAGATTGCACAGGGGCGACTGGAAGCGCTTTTGAATTTCCAGACCATGGTTATTGAGCTGACCGGGCTGGAGCTGGCTAATGCGTCGTTGCTCGACGAGGCGACGGCCGCTGCTGAAGCCATGATGATGCTGCACCGCATCGCCCGGGACCCCGCACGGAATACGTTTTTCGTCTCGGAAGCCTGCCATCCGCAAACCATCGCCGTGGTCGAGACGCGTGCCGAACCGCTGGGTATTCGTGTGGTGGTCGGCGATCACCGGACTTTCGAGCCGGGACCTGAGCTGTTCGGAGTGCTGGTGCAATATCCGGCTACCGATGGCGCCATTTACGACTATCGGGACTTCTGTGAGCGCGTACATAAAGCCGGTGCCTACGTGGTGGTAGCCGCTGATCTGTTAAGTCTGACGCTGCTGGTGCCGCCTGGCGAGTTTGGGGCCGATGTAGCTGTGGGCAGTACGCAGCGCTTCGGAATTCCTATGGGCTATGGGGGACCGCACGCCGCGTACTTTGCGACGCGGGAAGCCTTCAAACGGCAGGTACCCGGACGCATCATCGGTGTCTCACGAGATGCCGATGGTAATCCAGCGCTGCGCATGGCGTTGCAGACGCGCGAGCAGCACATCCGTCGTGAAAAAGCCACGTCGAATATCTGCACGGCACAGGTGCTGCTGGCTGTGATGGCCAGTTTCTATGCCATCTATCATGGACCGGATGGGTTGCGCCGCATTGCCGAACGCATCCATAACCTGACGCGCGTGCTGGCGGCCGGGCTGGAACGACTGGGCTACCGGTTGCGCCACGCGCACTTCTTTGATACGCTGCGGATCGAAACCACGCCCGAGGAAGCCTCCCGCATTCGGGAAGTGGCGCTGGCCCGGCGCGTCAACCTGCGCTATTACGAAGATGGCACGGTCGGACTGTCGCTGGACGAAGCAACGACCGCCGAAGAGCTGGAAACGCTGCTGGACATTTTCGCGCTCGAGCGCTCTCGGACGTTCACGGTTACTGACCTGGCTGCCGGAATGTCGCCGGGCTATCAGGGACCGCTGGCCCGCACCTCACCTTATCTGACACATCCTGTCTTTCATCGCTATCGCTCCGAAACGGAGCTGGTGCGCTACATGCATCGCCTGGCCAGTCGGGATCTATCGCTGGTGCACAGTATGATCCCGCTGGGCTCCTGTACGATGAAGCTCAACGCGGCCGTCGAACTGATGCCGCTGAGCTGGCCGGCCTTTATGCGCGTGCACCCCTTTGTTCCACCGGAGCAGGTGGACGGCTACCGGGAAATCCTGAACGAGCTTGAAGCCTGGCTGAAAGAGATCACCGGTTTTGCCGCCGTTACCTTCCAGCCGAATTCCGGGGCGGCCGGCGAGTACACAGGCCTGCTCATGATCCGGGCCTATCACCGGAGCCGGGGCGAAGGGCACCGCAACGTCTGCCTGATTCCCGCCTCGGCGCACGGCACAAATCCCGCCAGCGCCGTGATGGCCGGCATGGAAGTGGTCGTGGTGCGGTGCGATGAAAACGGCAACATCGATCTGGAGGACCTGCGCACCAAGGCTGAGGCATATCGCGACCGGTTGGCCGCACTCATGGTCACCTATCCGTCCACGCACGGCGTTTTCGAGCCGCATATCCGGGAGGTATGCGACGTTGTGCATGCCTGTGGTGGGCTGGTGTACCTGGATGGAGCTAACATGAATGCGCAGGTGGGGCTGTGCCGGCCTGCTGAATATGGCGCCGACGTGTGCCATCTGAACCTCCATAAGACCTTTGCCATCCCGCATGGCGGCGGTGGGCCAGGCGCCGGTCCGGTCTGCGTGGCCGAACATCTGAAGCCGTTCTTGCCTGGCCATCCTGTAGTGCCGACGGGTGGCACGCAGGCCATTGGTCCTGTGGCAGCTGCGCCCTACGGCAGTGCCAGCATTCTGCTGATTTCCTGGGCATATATTGCGCTGATGGGTGCTGAAGGCCTACAAAAGGCTTCGGAAGTGGCCATTCTGAATGCCAACTATCTGGCGCGTCGCCTTGAAGCGGGTTATGAGATCCTTTATCGAGGACCCAACGGGCGCGTGGCCCACGAGTTTATCGTAGACCTGCGTCCCTACCGGCGGCAGGGGGTTACAGAAATTGATGTGGCCAAGCGGTTGATGGACTACGGCTTTCACGCTCCCACGGTCTCCTTTCCGGTGGTGGGCACCATGATGATCGAGCCTACGGAGAGTGAGTCGAAAGCGGAGCTGGACCGCTTCGCCGAAGCCCTGCTGATGATCCGGGAAGAAATCGAGGAAGTGCTGCAGGGACAGGCCGATCCGGAGCGGAACGTGCTCAAGCAGGCGCCGCATACAGCCACGATGGTGGCGTCGGACCACTGGGAGTTGCCCTATGCCCGTGAGAAGGCGGCATTTCCAGCGCCGTGGACCCGTACGCACAAGTTCTGGCCCGCCGTCCGGCGAGTAGACGAAGCCTACGGCGAC